The nucleotide sequence GGGTGCCATACATTGCGAGCGTCCACGTGTAGTCACCGGCGCTTTCCTTGGCGCGGCGCCATTCCATGTAGGGCTTCAGGGCCTTTTGCACCGCCATGATCTTGGCCGTTGGAATGCCGGTGAGCTCCTGCTTGTCGGTCTCGGCCAGGATGGCGACGGTGTGGTCGATCTGGTCGACCGTGCCGCGATGGAAGGATTCGGCAAAAAAGGACAACTGGTCGTCACTGGCCAATTCGTAGAACTCGCGCGCGATGCCATCGGGCGTAAAGAACACGAGCGGATGCGCCCCGGCCTTGAGCACGGCGCGGCGCAGCGCGACGAGCAGCGGTTTGGCCACCTCGGGCACGCGCAATTGCACGACTTCGCCGGGTTTGACGCCCTCCCCGCTGTTAAGCGCGAAGTTGATCAAAACATCGGCATATTTATCGAGCAGGGCTTCCGAGGGTTGGTATGACATGCGTCGAACGTTGCGACCGCGTCATGAAGCGCAAGAGATGAGGCACGAGATTTGGGGCGGCGCGCTTCGCTTGCTTTGCGCGAGCGGTTGCGCGTCTCATATCCCTTCGCTCTCCGCCATGAAACGTGTCCCCAAAGAAATCCTCGTGCTCATCGCCATCTTCCTGGCGGGTATGAGCTATGTGCTGTGGTATGTGCACGACGCGAAAGCGAAACAGCGGCGGGAGGCGGAGGCAGTCGAACAAGGGCGGCCGTGAGGCTGAAGCAGACCAGCGTCGAGCAACTGCCTCACCACCGCGCGCCTGATGAAACCATTGGGCATAACGCCCAACCCACATCCGGATACTTGCCCGCCTTTCACGTGGGTCGGACTTTATGCCTGGTCGCACCTGGATGTTGCGGGAGCCTGCTGAACTGGTCCGTTCGGTAGGGACGATTGTGATCCGATTCACAGCCGCGCGGGGTTGCGATCCCGCGGTCGATCCATCCTGTTTCGATTTCTCTCCCGCCCACCATCATGGCCCGTCCCTCCGCAAACCAGACCGACAACGCCCGCGAACGGCTCCCGAAAGCCGACCTCGATCGGGATGGTCTGCGCGAAACGTGGTCACTCGCGACCTATGTGCGGCCTTACCGGGGCCGGTTTTTTTTCGGGCTGGGAGCGCTTTTCAGCAGTGCCTTGCTCGGCCTGTTGTTTCCATTGCTGGCCGGCGGCCTCATCGATGCCGCCATGCATGGCGGCCGGGCCACGCTGCCGTTCGTCGGGTCGCTCACGCTCAATCAGATCGCGCTCACGCTCGCGGTTTCCATTTTGCTGCAAGCGACCGGTTCGTTCAACAGTGCGTTGTCGTTTCATCGCGTCGGTCAAAGCGCCTTGGCCGATCTCCGCGCCGCCGCCTATGGCCGCCTGTTGGCACTCCCGATGACGTTCTTCGGCCAACGTCGGGTGGGAGAACTGGCCAGCCGCGTCTCGACGGACATCGCGCAGATCGAGGGCGCGCTCATTGATTCGCTGCCGCAACTATGCCGCCAGGCCGTTTTTCTCAGCGGGGGGCTCGTGCTGATCGCGGTCACGTCGTTGCCGCTCACGGCGGTGATGCTGGGCACCTTGCCACTGTTGATCGCCGCCGCCGTTTTCTTCGGCCGCCGCCTGCGCCGTTTTTCCCGCGATACGCAGGACCGCCTCGCCGACAGCCAGACCATTGTCGAGGAGACCCTGCAAGCGATTGCCAGCGTCAAGTCGTTCGCCAACGAGGCGTTTGAGCTCAATCGCTACGCCAAGGCCAATGGTGCAACCTTGGCGGCCGCGCTGCGGGCGGCACGGTGGCGGGCGGTGTTCGTCGCCTTCTTCATCGCGGCCCTCTTCGGCGGAATTCTCATCGTGCTCTGGTATGGCGCTCTGCAGCTGCAGGCGGGTGCGCTCACCGGCGGCGAGCTCACGCGTTTCGTGCTCTACACCACCTTCGTGGGCGGGGCGATGGCGCAGTCGGCGGAGTTGTTCAGCCAGATCCAGAAAACCGTCGGCGCCACGCAGCGCGTCCGCGAGATCCTCCGCGAACCCGTCGAGGACGAAGCCGCCATCCAGACCAACGACCCTTCTGCCGCTCCCGTCGAACGACTGCGGGGGGAGGTGACGTTTGAACGAGTGAGCTTCCATTATCCGGCACGCCCCGATGCGCCAGTGCTGCACGACGTCAACTTGGCGGCTCGTCCGGGCGAACGCATCGCGCTGGTCGGTCCCAGCGGCGCGGGCAAGTCCACCCTTACCGCCCTTTTGCTGCGCTTTTACGATCCCGAAACCGGCACGCTGTTAATCGATGGACGCGATGCCCGCACCTACCCGTTGCAGGCGTTGCGCAACCAGATGGCCCTCGTGCCTCAGGA is from Synoicihabitans lomoniglobus and encodes:
- a CDS encoding ABC transporter ATP-binding protein, with product MARPSANQTDNARERLPKADLDRDGLRETWSLATYVRPYRGRFFFGLGALFSSALLGLLFPLLAGGLIDAAMHGGRATLPFVGSLTLNQIALTLAVSILLQATGSFNSALSFHRVGQSALADLRAAAYGRLLALPMTFFGQRRVGELASRVSTDIAQIEGALIDSLPQLCRQAVFLSGGLVLIAVTSLPLTAVMLGTLPLLIAAAVFFGRRLRRFSRDTQDRLADSQTIVEETLQAIASVKSFANEAFELNRYAKANGATLAAALRAARWRAVFVAFFIAALFGGILIVLWYGALQLQAGALTGGELTRFVLYTTFVGGAMAQSAELFSQIQKTVGATQRVREILREPVEDEAAIQTNDPSAAPVERLRGEVTFERVSFHYPARPDAPVLHDVNLAARPGERIALVGPSGAGKSTLTALLLRFYDPETGTLLIDGRDARTYPLQALRNQMALVPQDVLLFGGSIMENIAYGRPGADATAVEAAARQANAHEFIAAFPEGYATLVGDRGIKLSGGQRQRIAIARALLKDPAILILDEATSSLDSESERLVQDALDHLMQGRTTFVVAHRLATIRDVDRIAVIDGGRVVETGTHDELSVRPEGLYRRLSALQFGDTKVVE